A genomic segment from Phragmites australis chromosome 6, lpPhrAust1.1, whole genome shotgun sequence encodes:
- the LOC133921192 gene encoding protein PHOSPHATE-INDUCED 1 homolog, translated as MASSSASLAVTLLAFALMFQTCLAARRLTALVQEPAITMKYHKGALLSGRIAVNFIWYGNFSAPQRAVITDFVSSLSAALAAPQMQPQPSVATWFKTARKYYANSKARFPALHLGSHVLDQSYSLGKRLKERDLLRLAARGAPSHAINVVLTADDVAVDGFCMSRCGTHGASPRSRSGRFAYVWVGNPASQCPGQCAWPFHQPVYGPQAPPLTPPNGDVGVDGMVISLASMIVGTVTNPFGNGFFQEGSADAPLEAATACAGVYGKGAYPGYAGSLLVDQASGASYNANGAHGRKYLVPALVDPDTSSCATLG; from the coding sequence ATGGCTTCTTCCAGTGCATCTTTAGCAGTGACGCTGCTGGCGTTCGCGTTGATGTTCCAGACCTGCCTCGCGGCGAGGAGGCTCACAGCGCTCGTGCAGGAGCCGGCCATCACCATGAAGTACCACAAGGGCGCGCTCCTGTCGGGCCGCATCGCCGTCAACTTCATCTGGTACGGCAACTTCTCCGCGCCGCAGCGCGCAGTGATCACCGACTTCGTCTCGTCGCTGTCCGCGGCCCTGGCGGCGCCGCAGATGCAGCCGCAGCCGTCCGTCGCCACCTGGTTCAAGACGGCGCGGAAATACTACGCCAACTCCAAGGCGCGGTTCCCGGCCCTTCACCTGGGCTCCCACGTCCTTGACCAGTCTTACTCCCTCGGCAAGCGGCTCAAGGAGAGGGACCTCCTCAGGCTCGCCGCCCGCGGCGCGCCGAGCCATGCCATCAACGTGGTGCTCACGGCCGACGATGTCGCTGTGGATGGCTTCTGCATGAGCCGATGCGGCACGCACGGCGCGTCCCCGCGGTCCCGCTCTGGCCGATTCGCGTACGTGTGGGTCGGCAACCCGGCGTCGCAGTGCCCCGGCCAGTGCGCGTGGCCGTTCCACCAGCCTGTGTACGGCCCGCAGGCGCCGCCGCTCACGCCACCCAACGGCGACGTCGGGGTCGACGGCATGGTGATCTCCCTGGCGTCCATGATCGTCGGCACGGTCACCAACCCGTTCGGCAACGGCTTCTTCCAGGAGGGCTCCGCGGACGCGCCGCTGGAGGCCGCCACGGCGTGCGCCGGCGTGTACGGCAAGGGCGCGTATCCCGGCTACGCGGGGTCGCTGCTGGTGGACCAGGCCAGCGGGGCCAGCTACAATGCGAATGGGGCCCACGGGAGGAAGTACCTGGTCCCCGCGCTCGTGGACCCGGACACGTCGTCGTGCGCCACCTTGGGATAG